One Halalkalicoccus sp. NIPERK01 DNA segment encodes these proteins:
- a CDS encoding creatininase family protein yields the protein MHLSEATWTDAADAETDLALLPVGSTEQHGPHAPLGTDVETAKAVADAAGDAYDGEVVVAPSIPVGIAEEHRQFSGTLWVSPDTFRSYVRETVASLASHGWDRVVVVNGHGGNVPALGEVCETISRHDAAYAVPFTWFEGVGEHRSDMGHGGPLETALLRHVAPDLVREDRIEDAREGAAPRWGEWVSRVNLAVDSAEFTENGVVGDPGEGSRERGEELLALASAALVELLEAIEARDLGALGR from the coding sequence ATGCACCTCTCGGAGGCCACGTGGACCGACGCCGCCGACGCGGAGACGGACCTGGCCCTGCTGCCCGTCGGCAGCACCGAACAGCACGGCCCCCACGCCCCGCTGGGGACCGACGTGGAGACGGCGAAGGCGGTCGCCGACGCCGCGGGCGACGCCTACGACGGCGAGGTGGTCGTCGCACCCTCGATCCCCGTGGGGATCGCGGAGGAACACCGCCAGTTCTCGGGGACGCTGTGGGTGAGCCCCGACACTTTTCGCTCCTACGTCCGCGAGACGGTCGCGAGCCTCGCCTCTCACGGCTGGGATCGCGTCGTCGTCGTCAACGGCCACGGCGGCAACGTCCCCGCGTTGGGCGAGGTCTGTGAGACGATCAGCCGCCACGACGCGGCCTACGCCGTTCCCTTCACCTGGTTCGAGGGCGTCGGCGAGCACAGGAGCGATATGGGCCACGGCGGCCCGCTCGAGACGGCGCTGTTGCGCCACGTCGCGCCCGACCTCGTTCGCGAGGACCGGATCGAGGACGCTCGGGAAGGCGCCGCCCCGCGCTGGGGCGAGTGGGTCTCGCGGGTGAACCTCGCGGTCGACTCGGCGGAGTTCACCGAGAACGGCGTCGTCGGCGATCCCGGGGAGGGGTCGAGAGAACGCGGCGAGGAACTGCTCGCGCTCGCGAGCGCGGCGCTCGTCGAACTCCTGGAGGCGATCGAGGCACGCGATCTCGGCGCGCTGGGACGCTGA
- a CDS encoding DUF5790 family protein: MSQSTLDDDELLGEAASEIRADVEENVAAARSELPAADAIWETGAENTLGVLNSLKSSLDVGEAADHLRDARKWFMVGERADAFEDPDALEEELDDLAELIETVEAAREQVGELARTVPELRGELEETGTGEGGDGDESEADEDGDDETEE; encoded by the coding sequence ATGAGCCAGTCGACGCTCGACGACGACGAACTGCTCGGCGAGGCCGCGAGCGAGATCCGCGCGGACGTCGAGGAGAACGTGGCGGCCGCCCGCAGCGAACTCCCCGCGGCCGACGCGATCTGGGAGACCGGCGCCGAGAACACCCTCGGCGTGCTCAACTCGCTCAAGTCCTCGCTCGACGTGGGCGAGGCCGCCGACCATCTGCGCGACGCCCGCAAGTGGTTCATGGTCGGCGAGCGCGCCGACGCCTTCGAGGACCCGGACGCCTTGGAGGAGGAACTCGACGACCTCGCAGAACTCATCGAGACGGTCGAGGCCGCCCGCGAGCAGGTCGGCGAGCTCGCACGCACCGTCCCCGAACTCCGCGGCGAACTGGAGGAGACGGGGACCGGCGAAGGGGGGGATGGCGACGAGAGCGAAGCCGACGAGGACGGAGACGACGAGACCGAGGAGTGA
- a CDS encoding DUF192 domain-containing protein translates to MASRRLPLALAVVLVGALVLTLAYQLGALAVVTGSEETATVTITDREGGTLATVEAEVADTPPERYTGLSDHDSLGSDEGMLFVFERESTQSFVMRDMAFPIDMIFVGEDGTVTEIHEAPVEEGSDTRSYRGEAKWVLEVDYGYAAENGITEGDRVEIEY, encoded by the coding sequence ATGGCCTCCCGCCGGCTGCCGCTCGCGCTCGCGGTGGTCCTCGTCGGCGCGCTCGTCCTCACGCTCGCGTACCAACTGGGCGCGCTCGCGGTCGTCACCGGCAGCGAGGAGACGGCGACGGTGACGATCACCGACCGGGAGGGCGGGACGCTCGCGACCGTCGAGGCGGAGGTCGCCGACACCCCGCCGGAACGCTACACCGGCCTCTCGGATCACGACTCGCTGGGATCCGACGAGGGGATGTTGTTCGTCTTCGAGCGCGAGAGCACCCAGAGCTTCGTCATGCGCGACATGGCGTTCCCGATCGACATGATCTTCGTCGGCGAGGACGGGACGGTCACGGAGATCCACGAGGCACCCGTCGAGGAGGGCTCGGACACGAGGAGCTATCGCGGCGAGGCGAAGTGGGTCCTCGAAGTCGACTACGGCTACGCCGCCGAGAACGGGATCACCGAGGGCGACCGGGTGGAGATCGAGTACTGA
- a CDS encoding dihydroneopterin aldolase family protein, protein MPTDSEVACFEAGIKFGTLYHQFTGTPVDRESAPGLERAMEEAIENQPHCVEASVTIREDRLDDAIDPAIGYTELRGPLMDAEITVVYEGITARTRMELEEGYPRMRVERVERE, encoded by the coding sequence ATGCCGACCGACAGCGAGGTCGCCTGTTTCGAGGCCGGGATCAAGTTCGGCACGCTCTATCACCAGTTCACCGGCACGCCCGTCGACCGCGAGAGCGCTCCCGGCCTCGAACGCGCCATGGAGGAGGCCATCGAGAACCAGCCCCACTGCGTCGAGGCCTCGGTGACGATCCGCGAGGACCGACTCGACGACGCCATCGACCCCGCGATCGGCTACACCGAACTCCGGGGCCCGTTGATGGACGCCGAGATCACGGTGGTCTACGAGGGGATCACGGCCCGCACGAGGATGGAACTCGAGGAGGGCTACCCCCGGATGCGCGTCGAACGCGTCGAGCGCGAGTGA
- a CDS encoding ABC transporter ATP-binding protein: protein MAVHDAEDDPFAEQRATVDDSIRRLFREYGLDNAFEYAVGILASLLARLLDLIPPLMLGLAIDSIFLQEQAFSLRFVPDAWLPTTQEGQFALTVGIIAGSFLLGAVFHWLRNWGWNAAAQNVTHEIRVDTYDKMQRLGMEFFSDKQTGELMSILSNDVNQLERFLNDGLNSASRLLVMVVAIAAILFTLNPQLALVALVPVPLIAAFTYAFVTIIRPKYAKMRATVGALNSRLENNLGGIQVIKSSNTERYEDDRVDDASMEYYDANWDAIWTRIKFFPTLQAISGIGFVLTFLVGGYWIFAGAPGPLSGTLSVGDFVVFITLTQQLIWPMAQFGQIINMYQRADASSARIFGLMDEPGVLAEDADTDLVVEEGRVEYDGVTFGYDEEPIVEGIDFTVEPGETAALVGPTGAGKSTVLKLLLRMYDVDEGTIRIDGQDVREVSLRSLRQSIGYVSQDTFLFYGTVRENIAYGTFTADDEAIVEAAKAAEAHEFIADLPEGYDTMVGERGVKLSGGQRQRISIARAILKDPAILVLDEATSDVDTETEMLIQRSLDELTEDRTTFAIAHRLSTIKDAEGIVVLEDGRIVERGTHDELLENGGLYAHLWGVQAGEIDELPQEFIERAAKRQARTEAGDD, encoded by the coding sequence ATGGCCGTCCACGACGCAGAGGACGACCCGTTCGCGGAACAACGGGCGACGGTGGACGACTCGATCCGTCGGCTCTTTCGGGAGTACGGCCTCGACAACGCCTTCGAGTACGCCGTCGGGATCCTCGCGAGCCTCCTCGCCCGACTGCTCGACCTGATCCCACCGCTGATGCTCGGGCTGGCGATCGACTCGATCTTCCTCCAGGAGCAGGCCTTTAGCCTCCGGTTCGTCCCCGACGCGTGGCTCCCGACCACCCAGGAGGGACAGTTCGCCCTGACCGTCGGGATCATCGCGGGGTCGTTCCTCCTCGGTGCCGTCTTCCACTGGCTTCGCAACTGGGGGTGGAACGCCGCCGCCCAGAACGTCACCCACGAGATCCGGGTCGACACCTACGACAAGATGCAGCGCCTCGGCATGGAGTTCTTCTCCGATAAGCAGACCGGCGAACTCATGAGCATCCTCTCGAACGACGTCAACCAGCTCGAGCGCTTCCTCAACGACGGGCTGAACTCCGCCTCCCGATTGCTCGTCATGGTCGTCGCGATCGCGGCCATCCTCTTCACGCTCAACCCCCAACTCGCGCTGGTCGCGCTCGTGCCCGTCCCGCTGATCGCCGCGTTCACCTACGCCTTCGTCACGATCATCCGCCCGAAGTACGCGAAGATGCGCGCGACGGTCGGCGCGCTCAACTCCCGTCTCGAGAACAACCTCGGCGGGATTCAGGTCATCAAATCGAGCAACACCGAGCGCTACGAGGACGACCGTGTCGACGACGCCTCGATGGAGTACTACGACGCCAACTGGGACGCCATCTGGACGCGGATCAAGTTCTTCCCCACCCTGCAGGCGATCTCGGGCATCGGGTTCGTCCTCACCTTCCTCGTCGGGGGCTACTGGATCTTCGCGGGCGCGCCCGGCCCGCTCTCGGGCACGCTCTCGGTGGGCGACTTCGTCGTCTTCATCACGCTGACCCAGCAGCTCATCTGGCCGATGGCTCAGTTCGGACAGATCATCAATATGTACCAGCGCGCCGACGCCTCGAGCGCCCGGATCTTCGGGCTGATGGACGAACCCGGCGTGCTCGCCGAGGACGCCGACACCGACCTCGTCGTCGAGGAGGGGCGCGTCGAGTACGACGGCGTGACCTTCGGCTACGACGAGGAACCCATCGTCGAGGGGATCGACTTCACCGTCGAACCCGGCGAGACCGCCGCGCTGGTCGGTCCCACCGGGGCAGGGAAATCCACGGTTCTGAAACTCCTGCTCCGGATGTACGACGTCGACGAGGGGACCATCCGGATCGACGGCCAGGACGTCCGCGAGGTCTCGCTCAGGAGCCTGCGCCAGTCGATCGGCTACGTGAGCCAGGACACGTTCCTCTTCTACGGCACGGTGCGGGAGAACATCGCCTACGGGACGTTCACCGCCGACGACGAGGCGATCGTCGAGGCGGCGAAGGCCGCCGAGGCACACGAGTTCATCGCCGACCTGCCCGAGGGCTACGACACGATGGTCGGCGAGCGCGGGGTCAAACTCTCGGGGGGCCAGCGCCAGCGGATCTCGATCGCGCGGGCGATCCTCAAGGACCCCGCGATCCTCGTCCTCGACGAGGCGACCAGCGACGTCGACACCGAGACCGAGATGCTGATCCAGCGCAGTCTCGACGAGTTGACCGAGGACCGCACGACGTTCGCGATCGCCCACCGGCTCTCGACGATCAAGGACGCCGAGGGGATCGTCGTCCTCGAGGACGGCCGGATCGTCGAGCGCGGCACCCACGACGAACTCCTCGAGAACGGCGGTCTGTACGCCCACCTCTGGGGCGTTCAAGCGGGCGAGATCGACGAACTCCCGCAGGAGTTCATCGAACGGGCGGCGAAACGCCAGGCCCGAACCGAGGCGGGCGACGACTAG